One Drosophila kikkawai strain 14028-0561.14 chromosome 3L, DkikHiC1v2, whole genome shotgun sequence genomic window carries:
- the LOC138928454 gene encoding uncharacterized protein: MAQSTLDIALRKFISTTDRVSHFEADINTPSAPETDRFSPAMCKVHRDQIRALWDKVEKSYENCSDLLSVSSDRTATATELESKYTPLTNDGFISAWQSLTDRFENRRLLVNSQLKILFNIQAVPQESGAALKELQSTVQSCLTALEMSSIQIEAWDCLLVYMVSLKLPKITLSMWEQSIHNKAEIPTWNEFDSFLTERHRTLEAIDDIRPSNSGQVPPRPLAASAPVRRLNSYEARVAPAPRGCDLCSRENHPIRVCPRFLEMDVNSRSDYIRRKQFCLNCFARGHQQRDCTSRDFQARALIDSGSEATFITERLFRQISPPFTPVQTRVSGLNETVAAQSTKLCTLAIRAPSRPGLQLETAAYVLPQLAGKLPSYPIPRDLLKELPDVPLADPTFSESSEIDVLIGADILPSVLLGGSKNNIFGSLLAQETIFGWVLSGPVSSEATSGVSVFSTRISVQSNRSVDKFRPIRSAAVLESRRTQSAESYRCRICNGFHPLRKCQQFLKLSAHKRLRAVLDNRYCSNCLAHEHSEGTCRSGDQCKTCNQHHHTLLHKHDHPGHAPRSQQRAPSYFKFAQQRP; encoded by the exons ATGGCTCAATCCACACTCGATATCGCCCTCCGCAAGTTCATTTCCACAACGGACCGTGTGAGCCATTTCGAGGCTGACATCAACACTCCGAGCGCCCCTGAAACCGATAGAttttcccccgccatgtgCAAGGTTCATCGGGATCAGattcgggccctgtgggataaGGTGGAGAAGAGCTATGAAAACTGCTCCGACCTACTTTCAGTGTCCTCCGACCgtacagccaccgccactgagcttgaatccaagtaca CCCCTCTGACAAATGATGGCTTCATCTCCGCGTGGCAAAGCCTCACCGACCGCTTCGAGAATCGGCGGTTACTTgtcaacagccagttgaaaatccttttcaaCATTCAGGCTGTCCCCCAAGAGTCCGGAGCAGCTCTAAAAGAACTGCAAAGCACCGTCCAAAGTTGTCTGACAGCCTTAGAGATGTCCTCCATTCAAATCGAGGCGTGGGATTGTCTCTTAGTGTATATGGTTTCCTTAAAGCTTCCCAAAATCACACTTTcgatgtgggagcaatccatacaCAACAAGGCTgaaattccgacctggaaCGAGTTCGATTCGTTCCTGACAGAGCGGCATCGCACTCTGGAAGCGATCGACGACATCAGGCCTAGCAATTCAGGGCAAGTTCCGCCAAGACCGTTGGCTGCGAGCGCCCCAGTGCGCAGGCTGAATTCCTACGAGGCCAGAGTGGCTCCGGCCCCAAGAGGGTGCGATCTCTGTTCGAGGGAGAACCATCCGATTCGCGTGTGCCCACGGTTCCTCGAGATGGACGTAAATAGTCGCTCCGACTATATCAGAAGAAAGCAGTTTTGCCTGAATTGCTTTGCaagagggcaccagcaacgggatTGCACTA GCCGCGATTTCCAAGCGCGAGCCTTAATCGACTCTGGTTCCGAGGCAACCTTCATCACGGAGAGGTTGTTCCGTCAAATTAGCCCACCATTTACGCCAGTTCAGACCAGAGTGTCTGGGCTCAACGAGACAGTTGCCGCCCAATCCACCAAGCTCTGCACTCTCGCCATCCGAGCGCCTtccagacccgggctgcagcTGGAAACTGCAGCTTATGTTCTTCCGCAGTTAGCCGGGAAGCTCCCCTCGTATCCGATTCCACGAGACCTACTGAAGGAACTTCCTGACGTTCCGCTTGCTGATCCAACGTTCTCCGAGAGCTCCGAAATCGACGTCCTGATTGGAGCTGACATTCTTCCGTCCGTGCTTCTAGGCGGCTCcaagaataacattttcggCTCTCTCCTGGCGCAAGAGACGATTTTCGGATGGGTGCTCTCAGGCCCAGTGTCTTCAGAGGCCACGAGCGGCGTGTCTGTGttctcgacacgaatttccgtCCAGTCAAACCGCTCGGTGGACAAATTCCGTCCCATTCGCAGTGCCGCTGTCTTGGAAAGCAGGCGTACCCAAAGCGCGgagtcctaccgttgccgaatcTGCAACGGGTTCCACCCGCTcaggaaatgccaacagttcctgaaGCTCAGCGCTCAtaagaggctccgtgcggttctcgacaaccgctattgttcaaactgcttggcccacgaacattctgagggaacctgccgcagtggtgaccaatgcaagacgtgcaatcagcaccaccacacactCCTGCATAAGCATGACCATCCAGGGCATGCACCCCGTTCGCAGCAGCGGGCACCTTCATACTTCAAATTCGCACAACAACGACCATAG